A genomic region of Jeotgalibaca ciconiae contains the following coding sequences:
- a CDS encoding glutamate-5-semialdehyde dehydrogenase has translation MIGLLHQMGKQARKAANELRKTKTAKKNEALLAMEQVLYKNEKQIIDANQQDIQNAQANGLPTPMIERLTLNSDRIKGMADSIHQIAQLADPVGYIEEMITSEDGLKIGKQRVPLGVIGIIYESRPNVTADAAALCFKSGNAVILRGGKEALHSNKAILAALQEALVSVGLSEDTIQLITDPSRELAAEFMRMNEYLDCLIPRGGAGLIQNVLKNATVPVIETGVGNCHLYVDEAADLKMATRILVNAKADRPSVCNAIENLVIHEAVSEEFLPVFADALKEHHIEIRGDEKTQALVPEVIAVEAEDYNTEFLDTVLAVKVVKDYGEAISHIQEHSTGHSEVIVTDNYQTAQEFLEDIDAAAVYVNASSRFTDGGCFGLGGEIGISTQKLHARGPMGLKELTSYKYIIFGEGQIRGTTGAEY, from the coding sequence ATGATTGGTTTATTACATCAAATGGGTAAACAAGCAAGAAAAGCTGCCAATGAACTTCGAAAAACAAAGACAGCGAAAAAAAATGAAGCACTGCTCGCAATGGAGCAAGTTTTATACAAAAATGAAAAGCAAATTATCGATGCAAACCAACAAGACATCCAAAATGCCCAAGCAAACGGCCTGCCAACACCGATGATTGAGCGTCTTACATTAAATAGCGATCGCATAAAAGGAATGGCAGACAGCATCCACCAAATTGCACAATTAGCTGATCCTGTTGGTTATATAGAAGAAATGATTACTTCTGAAGATGGATTGAAGATTGGTAAACAGCGGGTTCCTCTTGGCGTTATCGGAATTATTTATGAATCCCGGCCAAACGTAACGGCTGATGCAGCAGCACTTTGTTTCAAATCAGGAAATGCTGTCATTTTACGTGGCGGAAAAGAAGCATTACATTCAAATAAAGCAATCTTGGCTGCTTTACAAGAAGCGCTTGTTTCAGTAGGGCTTTCAGAAGATACCATCCAACTGATTACCGATCCTTCCCGAGAGCTCGCAGCGGAATTTATGCGCATGAATGAATACCTAGACTGCCTTATTCCTCGAGGGGGAGCGGGTCTGATTCAAAATGTATTGAAAAATGCAACTGTTCCGGTCATTGAGACCGGTGTGGGAAATTGTCACCTGTATGTTGATGAAGCTGCTGATTTAAAAATGGCAACGCGTATTCTTGTGAACGCAAAAGCTGATCGCCCTTCTGTATGCAATGCCATCGAAAATTTAGTCATTCACGAAGCCGTATCAGAAGAATTCCTGCCTGTATTTGCGGATGCTTTAAAAGAGCATCATATTGAAATACGTGGCGATGAAAAAACACAAGCACTCGTCCCAGAAGTGATTGCTGTTGAAGCAGAAGATTACAATACAGAATTCCTTGATACTGTCTTGGCTGTAAAAGTGGTAAAAGACTATGGTGAAGCAATTTCACATATTCAAGAACACTCTACCGGTCACTCCGAAGTAATCGTTACAGATAACTATCAAACTGCACAAGAGTTTTTAGAAGATATTGATGCAGCAGCTGTTTATGTAAATGCTTCTTCTCGTTTTACAGACGGAGGCTGCTTCGGTCTTGGCGGTGAAATCGGCATCAGTACGCAAAAATTACACGCACGCGGCCCAATGGGATTGAAAGAATTAACTTCGTATAAATACATTATTTTCGGAGAAGGACAAATTCGCGGGACAACCGGAGCGGAATACTAG
- a CDS encoding NAD(P)/FAD-dependent oxidoreductase: protein MTKSIAIIGGGIVGATAAYYLTRFGHQITVYDEGTGQATSAAAGIICPWLSKRRNKSWYRLAAGGAAFYQQLLTDLEEDHQDTSFYHKSGALLLKKKASSTEEQYQIGLGRRKDAPEIGELKILTQEELTQLLPTLQQQENALYVEGGARVDGSSLVESLLHYVQNQGGSVRHEKASLIKENERYTIQINKEKTSYDVIILAAGAWLPQILEPLGWEVDIRGQKGQLAVLQTDDVNNGHLPVIMPEGEIDVLPVGDGKVFVGATHENDKGYDLTIDETIVNQMIKSGETLFSRLKDAKLIERKVGTRAYTSDFSPFFGYLPQQETVLTASGLGSSGLTTGPFIGYQLALLANGQETTVSSSDYLPDYYLTFIDTNIC, encoded by the coding sequence ATGACAAAATCAATCGCAATCATCGGCGGCGGGATTGTTGGAGCAACAGCTGCTTATTATTTAACACGTTTTGGCCATCAGATTACCGTCTACGATGAAGGAACCGGTCAAGCTACTTCTGCCGCAGCAGGAATCATTTGTCCTTGGCTGTCAAAAAGAAGAAATAAAAGTTGGTATCGATTAGCTGCCGGCGGGGCAGCATTTTATCAACAATTATTAACTGACTTGGAAGAAGATCACCAAGATACTTCTTTCTATCATAAATCAGGTGCCCTATTATTAAAGAAAAAAGCTAGCTCTACTGAAGAACAGTATCAAATTGGATTAGGACGTCGCAAAGATGCACCTGAAATTGGAGAGTTGAAAATCTTAACACAAGAAGAACTGACTCAATTACTCCCTACTCTTCAACAGCAAGAAAATGCGCTATACGTAGAAGGAGGGGCGCGAGTGGATGGAAGTTCACTCGTCGAATCCCTATTACATTATGTACAAAATCAGGGTGGCAGTGTAAGACACGAGAAAGCTTCACTTATAAAAGAAAATGAACGATACACCATCCAAATAAACAAAGAAAAAACGTCCTATGATGTTATTATTCTTGCTGCAGGTGCTTGGTTGCCACAAATTTTAGAGCCACTGGGGTGGGAAGTAGATATCCGCGGACAAAAAGGTCAACTAGCAGTACTTCAAACGGATGATGTAAACAATGGTCATTTACCGGTTATTATGCCCGAAGGTGAAATTGATGTTTTACCCGTTGGGGATGGAAAAGTATTCGTAGGCGCGACACATGAAAATGATAAAGGATACGACTTAACAATTGATGAAACTATTGTTAATCAAATGATCAAGAGCGGAGAAACCCTGTTTTCTCGTTTAAAAGATGCAAAACTGATTGAAAGAAAAGTTGGAACGAGGGCATATACTTCTGACTTTAGCCCCTTTTTCGGCTATCTCCCCCAACAAGAAACAGTTCTCACTGCTAGTGGGTTAGGTTCTTCCGGTTTAACAACAGGACCTTTTATCGGATATCAGCTCGCCTTGCTTGCTAATGGTCAGGAAACAACCGTTTCATCGAGCGACTATCTTCCTGATTATTATCTAACATTCATAGATACTAATATTTGCTAA
- the mscL gene encoding large conductance mechanosensitive channel protein MscL, which yields MIKEFKEFIMRGNVLDLAVGVIIGAAFSAIVNSLVEDLISPIIVSLTSQASIEDLSVQIGEATLRYGNFIQAIIDFLIIALVLFLIIKAANKFKRKNPEADVDEVEIPTAELYLKDIRDLLAAEKIDSMKEDRLP from the coding sequence ATGATTAAAGAATTCAAAGAGTTTATTATGCGTGGCAATGTTTTAGATTTGGCTGTCGGGGTTATTATCGGTGCTGCTTTCTCCGCAATTGTTAATTCGTTAGTAGAAGATCTAATTTCTCCTATTATTGTTTCTCTTACTTCCCAAGCTTCTATCGAAGATTTATCTGTACAAATCGGGGAAGCAACGCTTAGATACGGAAACTTTATCCAAGCCATTATTGATTTCCTTATTATCGCATTGGTACTGTTCCTTATTATTAAAGCCGCAAACAAATTCAAACGTAAAAATCCAGAAGCAGACGTGGACGAAGTTGAAATTCCAACAGCAGAATTATATCTAAAAGACATTCGTGACTTATTAGCTGCTGAGAAAATTGATTCAATGAAAGAAGATCGATTGCCTTAA
- a CDS encoding DUF624 domain-containing protein: MKNSSNQTNSNRNDMYKLFHYISYLNYIIYTFVGTILFWLLNVPLLFLLLTMELKISTLPFFLLAAVPVGPATTALLTYLKEAKEKDGTFKSFFKAYQEKFKMSILGWVTALLLMGVSGTNLLLMNFITSFDSLRWLNVLILIASITFSLNYFLLLSRFEITSFKQALSLTVKLSIIKSIRCSLNFMIIIGSWLLLNFIPIYLALFGVGIVGLLLLLNFEPVFEFVQKQQ; encoded by the coding sequence ATGAAAAATTCATCAAATCAAACAAATTCAAATCGAAATGATATGTATAAACTTTTTCATTATATCTCTTATTTGAATTACATCATTTATACATTTGTTGGGACCATTCTTTTTTGGCTACTCAATGTTCCATTGTTATTTTTATTATTGACAATGGAGCTAAAAATTAGTACTTTACCATTTTTTTTACTTGCTGCAGTGCCAGTTGGGCCAGCAACCACAGCCCTTCTAACGTATTTGAAAGAGGCGAAAGAGAAAGATGGTACTTTTAAATCATTTTTTAAAGCATATCAGGAAAAGTTTAAAATGAGTATCTTAGGATGGGTCACTGCTTTACTTTTAATGGGTGTAAGCGGCACAAACTTGTTATTAATGAATTTTATTACTTCTTTTGATAGCTTAAGATGGTTAAATGTACTTATTCTGATTGCATCAATTACTTTCTCATTGAATTATTTTTTACTACTTTCTCGTTTCGAAATTACTTCTTTTAAACAAGCGTTATCTCTTACTGTCAAATTATCAATTATCAAATCAATAAGATGTTCTTTAAATTTTATGATAATAATTGGAAGCTGGTTGTTATTAAATTTTATTCCCATTTATTTAGCCCTATTCGGAGTAGGAATTGTTGGTCTGTTATTACTATTAAATTTTGAACCTGTCTTTGAATTTGTTCAAAAACAGCAATGA
- a CDS encoding carbohydrate ABC transporter permease, which yields MLDKNLSKVSKLTIYITLIVFAGILIVPFIYMISIALASPESNIKEQFTLLPTEFYFSNFTNLFKDSLTGERPILLWFFNTMLVVVLSIIGQIISSTLVAFGFARMKYKHKNKLFLLVLGTMMLPGQITLIPVFLIFRNLGLYNTLWPLIIPQFFGSAYNIFFTRQFITSIPGSLFEAAEMDGLGPMGSFTKIVLPLIKPAMAAIAIFTFNSAWSDIMGPLIYVSDTSKMTLALGAQSMSATSNPAGTVNMSMLMVMSLVLTLPQIVVYFLGQKYLFQINLGIGNSGTK from the coding sequence TTGTTAGATAAAAATCTGTCTAAAGTTTCTAAACTTACTATCTATATTACTTTGATTGTTTTTGCTGGCATTTTAATTGTGCCCTTTATATACATGATTTCAATTGCACTTGCTTCGCCAGAGTCAAATATTAAAGAACAGTTTACTTTGCTTCCTACAGAATTCTATTTTTCTAATTTTACAAATTTATTTAAAGACTCGTTAACGGGCGAACGGCCAATTTTGTTGTGGTTCTTTAACACGATGTTGGTTGTCGTACTAAGTATTATTGGGCAAATCATTTCTTCTACATTAGTTGCTTTTGGTTTTGCTCGAATGAAATATAAGCATAAAAACAAGTTATTTCTGCTGGTTTTAGGAACAATGATGTTGCCAGGACAAATTACGTTAATTCCAGTATTTTTAATTTTTAGAAATTTGGGACTATATAACACTCTTTGGCCATTGATTATTCCTCAATTTTTTGGATCAGCCTATAATATTTTCTTTACTCGCCAGTTCATAACCTCTATTCCTGGCAGCTTATTTGAGGCTGCAGAAATGGACGGATTAGGTCCTATGGGCTCATTTACGAAAATCGTTTTACCACTTATTAAACCAGCAATGGCAGCTATTGCGATATTTACATTTAACTCTGCTTGGAGTGATATTATGGGACCATTAATCTATGTATCGGATACCAGCAAAATGACTTTGGCATTGGGAGCTCAATCCATGTCTGCAACTTCTAATCCTGCGGGTACCGTAAACATGTCTATGTTGATGGTGATGTCGCTAGTGCTTACCCTGCCACAAATTGTCGTCTATTTCTTAGGACAAAAATATTTATTCCAAATTAATTTAGGAATTGGTAATAGTGGAACGAAATAA
- a CDS encoding carbohydrate ABC transporter permease — protein sequence MPATQLQLNQKKRKRTQSRWFFAFVSPWIIGFVSFTIGPMIFSVIMSFTDWDMFSEFSFVGFDNYIRLFKDEIFIKALSNTFKYTLISVPINLLLSLGMAYLLSFHLKGMRAFRTIYYLPSIVPVVASTMLFTRLLSSKGLVNQALALFGVNGPAWLLSKDHVLWSFVFLSLWGVGGTMILMLSAINSVGEEMYESALLDGASRLRMFISITIPQISPILFFNLITGVIGSLQTFTQVYMMTGGGPDYASEMIVPYLYRNAFSFYRMGYASAMAWVLFIIVMILSLIVLKSSSLWVFYEEEVK from the coding sequence ATGCCAGCTACGCAACTTCAATTAAATCAAAAAAAACGTAAACGAACACAATCACGCTGGTTTTTTGCTTTTGTTTCACCCTGGATTATTGGTTTTGTTTCTTTTACAATTGGGCCCATGATTTTTTCCGTGATTATGAGTTTTACTGATTGGGATATGTTCTCAGAGTTTAGTTTTGTCGGATTTGATAATTATATAAGATTATTTAAAGATGAAATATTTATTAAAGCCTTGTCAAACACATTCAAATATACGTTAATAAGTGTACCTATAAATTTGTTATTATCACTTGGGATGGCATACTTGTTGAGTTTCCATTTAAAAGGAATGCGAGCTTTTCGAACAATTTATTATCTTCCCTCAATAGTCCCAGTTGTTGCTAGTACAATGCTATTTACTCGCTTGTTATCTTCTAAAGGCTTAGTAAACCAAGCATTGGCATTGTTTGGAGTTAATGGACCTGCTTGGCTGTTAAGTAAAGACCACGTACTGTGGAGTTTTGTCTTCCTATCATTGTGGGGCGTTGGCGGAACAATGATTTTGATGCTCTCAGCAATTAATAGTGTGGGTGAAGAGATGTATGAGTCTGCATTGCTCGACGGGGCTTCCAGGCTTCGAATGTTTATAAGTATTACCATACCTCAAATTTCTCCAATATTATTTTTTAATCTTATCACCGGAGTAATTGGTTCCTTACAAACGTTTACTCAAGTTTATATGATGACTGGCGGCGGGCCAGACTATGCTAGTGAAATGATTGTACCTTATCTTTATCGAAACGCATTCTCGTTCTATAGGATGGGTTACGCATCAGCTATGGCATGGGTATTGTTTATCATAGTGATGATATTATCATTAATTGTTTTGAAGAGTTCGAGTCTATGGGTGTTTTATGAAGAGGAGGTGAAGTAA
- a CDS encoding ABC transporter substrate-binding protein, with the protein MKLGRKLKAITMLTTTALTLIACGQGNEDGSSEAADGEVTTIQFYTWGGESDLPIYEPRIQAFEAANPDIKVDFVQVPSDYDTKLQTMFAGNEAPDVVQVAENGQNFASKGLFIDLTEYIEESSIDVEDNWADTMTQYTYDGQPFGLPDRGGPEILYYNKDLFDEAGIEYPTVDWSIEEYTDAAEKLTKIENGETVQYGASGMDWVPNWGVFIKSNGGSLVENNEVVINSPENLEVLTWFNDLYQDGYVGTYEFYESVAQSGADSMFSQGKIGMLTTGFWNIGNFTQLDDLNFDIAPMPSFSEQVTWPFGSALAISKQSDKQDAAFRFVEYMTSEEAQQILGEGLVDSPANIKVLNSEEFTNRQVNEKDLNLDVVGISTERVIIDGIFEGPYYGELTGEFSNQVKEMLLGRLTPEEALEKMQESGEKIMEQY; encoded by the coding sequence ATGAAATTAGGGAGAAAATTAAAGGCAATCACAATGTTAACTACTACAGCACTAACTTTAATTGCTTGCGGTCAAGGTAACGAAGATGGAAGTTCGGAAGCTGCTGATGGAGAAGTAACTACTATCCAGTTCTATACATGGGGCGGTGAAAGCGACCTTCCAATTTATGAGCCAAGAATCCAAGCTTTTGAAGCTGCTAATCCTGACATAAAAGTAGACTTTGTCCAAGTTCCGAGTGACTATGATACAAAATTACAAACAATGTTTGCAGGTAATGAAGCACCTGACGTAGTCCAAGTTGCAGAAAATGGACAGAACTTTGCTTCGAAAGGATTATTCATTGATTTAACAGAATACATTGAAGAGTCAAGTATTGACGTTGAAGATAATTGGGCAGATACAATGACCCAATACACATATGATGGTCAACCATTTGGTCTACCGGATAGAGGAGGCCCAGAAATATTATACTATAATAAAGATTTGTTTGACGAAGCAGGAATAGAGTATCCTACTGTTGACTGGTCTATTGAAGAATATACAGATGCAGCTGAAAAGTTAACAAAAATTGAAAATGGTGAAACTGTTCAATACGGAGCTAGCGGGATGGACTGGGTACCCAATTGGGGTGTTTTCATAAAATCGAATGGAGGCTCACTAGTTGAAAATAATGAGGTTGTTATTAATTCTCCAGAAAACTTAGAAGTTCTTACTTGGTTTAATGATTTATATCAAGATGGTTATGTTGGAACTTATGAATTCTATGAATCTGTAGCACAGTCGGGTGCAGACTCTATGTTTTCTCAAGGGAAAATTGGTATGTTAACAACTGGATTCTGGAATATCGGAAACTTTACACAACTTGACGATTTAAATTTTGATATTGCTCCAATGCCATCTTTCAGTGAACAAGTAACTTGGCCATTTGGGAGTGCGCTAGCAATTTCTAAACAATCTGATAAACAAGATGCTGCATTTAGGTTCGTCGAATATATGACAAGCGAGGAAGCACAACAAATACTTGGAGAAGGCTTAGTTGATTCTCCAGCAAATATCAAAGTGTTAAATTCGGAAGAGTTTACTAATAGACAAGTAAATGAAAAAGACCTTAATTTAGATGTTGTTGGGATTTCTACAGAACGAGTAATAATTGATGGGATTTTTGAAGGACCATACTATGGTGAGCTAACTGGTGAATTTAGTAACCAAGTTAAAGAAATGCTATTGGGTCGTTTAACACCAGAAGAAGCCCTAGAAAAAATGCAAGAATCTGGAGAGAAAATAATGGAGCAGTATTAA
- a CDS encoding glycoside hydrolase family 30 protein: MNKKEFLIIPIILISSIAGGCSSNEESAAVKDDTNLEEAVETATVKIDLEETFQTVESIGASGAWWSQDIGGWTEEETSELSKREFIAQLLFDQKDGIGLTSYRYNLGAGSTLENSPKIDDPWRRAESFEEEPGTYNWTNDENAQWMLKKAVEYGLDDIYLFVNSPLTRLTKNGSAYGDMIEGQSSNLASENYQSFANYVYDVTEYFLQEEIPVTHVSPINEPQWDWTGGQEGNHYEPEEMVALLEVFIDEKNRRPDLEKVALSMPELGEWANSSNEYFNKIIENEILMNYFDTWEVHSYWSNYIAKTDFKKWLDEKELDITLKMSEWTEMVNGRDYTMDSALTLANEFHDDMTILNVIAWQYWIAVSSYDYRDGLIYVDLDTKEILPTKRLWGMGNFSKFIRPGYTRVSSISEDKELNTISFLGTNERDEEEIIIVMINNGFFEKEIDIEGIEFEDIISYTTDSEMDLEEQAIDNQGIIVPRQSIVTLKILNTNTK, translated from the coding sequence ATGAATAAAAAGGAATTTTTAATCATTCCCATCATTTTAATAAGTAGTATAGCTGGTGGATGCAGTTCGAATGAAGAGAGTGCTGCAGTAAAGGATGATACAAACTTAGAGGAAGCAGTAGAAACAGCGACTGTAAAAATTGATTTGGAAGAGACGTTCCAAACAGTTGAAAGCATTGGTGCTAGTGGGGCTTGGTGGAGCCAAGATATAGGTGGTTGGACTGAAGAAGAGACCTCTGAGCTTTCAAAAAGAGAATTTATTGCTCAACTGTTATTCGATCAAAAAGATGGAATTGGACTTACTTCTTATCGATATAATCTGGGAGCAGGAAGTACGTTAGAGAATAGTCCCAAGATAGACGATCCATGGAGACGGGCAGAAAGTTTTGAAGAAGAACCAGGAACATATAATTGGACGAATGATGAGAATGCTCAATGGATGTTAAAAAAAGCAGTTGAATATGGACTGGATGATATCTATTTATTTGTCAACAGTCCCTTGACCCGACTCACTAAAAATGGTTCTGCATATGGCGATATGATTGAGGGACAGAGTAGTAACTTGGCCTCTGAAAATTATCAATCTTTTGCAAATTATGTATATGATGTTACAGAATACTTTTTACAAGAAGAAATTCCGGTTACTCACGTGTCCCCTATTAATGAACCACAATGGGATTGGACTGGAGGACAAGAAGGAAATCATTACGAGCCAGAAGAAATGGTCGCTCTTTTAGAAGTGTTTATAGACGAGAAGAATAGACGGCCTGACTTGGAAAAGGTTGCTTTATCGATGCCAGAACTTGGAGAGTGGGCAAATAGTAGTAATGAATATTTCAATAAGATTATTGAGAATGAAATTTTAATGAATTATTTTGACACTTGGGAAGTTCACTCATACTGGTCGAACTACATCGCAAAAACAGATTTCAAGAAGTGGTTGGACGAAAAGGAACTGGATATTACATTGAAGATGTCTGAATGGACAGAAATGGTTAATGGTCGCGATTATACAATGGACTCTGCACTAACATTAGCTAACGAATTCCACGACGATATGACAATTCTTAATGTAATAGCTTGGCAATATTGGATTGCTGTAAGTAGTTATGACTATCGAGATGGATTGATTTATGTGGATCTAGATACTAAAGAAATCCTTCCAACAAAACGTCTTTGGGGAATGGGAAACTTTAGTAAATTTATTCGTCCAGGATATACAAGAGTTTCCTCAATCAGCGAGGATAAAGAGTTGAACACGATTAGCTTTTTGGGAACGAACGAAAGAGATGAAGAAGAAATTATTATAGTAATGATTAATAATGGCTTTTTTGAAAAAGAAATTGATATAGAAGGAATTGAGTTTGAGGATATTATTAGTTATACCACAGATAGTGAAATGGATTTAGAAGAACAAGCAATCGATAATCAGGGAATTATTGTACCAAGGCAATCAATTGTTACCTTAAAAATTTTAAATACTAATACTAAATAA
- a CDS encoding glycoside hydrolase family 2 TIM barrel-domain containing protein, with amino-acid sequence MKKLYLKDWLFLREEEKEAWKKDFDDSSWKKIKVPHDWSVEYPFEKCFSSGTGYLPGGVGWYRTKLSLKELGDLTNKIVKIHFEGIYKNARVWINGYHMGLRPSGYASFHYDLTDILPYAPDDDLIISVRVERSDLADSRWYNGNGINRNVSIEVHDCIYIEDYGTVFSTPDVNKQEAEVVIEHQITNSSNQDKVVTIIQSLESLQTKKAVTFEQEVNLLAGKSQAVKLYKKISNPELWSPAQPNLYRLHTKLKFQNDFMEENENVYTEHVGIREFNFDSNSGFYLNGKQTKIKGVCLHEDAGSFGTAVPVSVWTRRLLKLKEMGTNAIRMAHNPHSFDLYRLCDVLGFLVFDEAFDEWENPKNKWWQGHNIYPPKLEGAAEHFPNWYEEDLKNMILRNRNHPSIIAWSIGNEIDYPNDPYANPIFAEMTGNNDKSKPAAERIYNPHRPDMRRLSTIADKLIKITKELDPTRPVTLAAAFPELSTKIGLIDNLDVVGYNYKEHLYEEDHERFPDKPFIGSENGHGFKEWKFAKDLPYISGQFLWTGIDYLGEAHGWPIHGSGAGLLTLAGFEKPSYYKRKSWWSFEPTVYLTTLPYDKNSEHPEWEPTFRKWEYLTDQEVEVRCYTNSESIQLKIGEQIVSEVSYNEDYGYYSAVVKYKGQSLSVEAKFEETFLVDEISPAYSPAALDVEIADIPTAWIRKIESADLNFEKNLYQLECQLIDQEGKPTLSEVPVYVEVENGTLLGLENGDLSDITSYSETFRRTFQGKLMCFVEGDIGKETYITMRSPGLPVSQLKLENKQEDS; translated from the coding sequence ATGAAAAAATTATATTTGAAAGATTGGTTGTTTTTAAGAGAAGAAGAAAAGGAAGCTTGGAAAAAGGATTTCGATGATTCTTCTTGGAAAAAAATAAAAGTTCCTCATGACTGGAGCGTAGAATATCCATTTGAAAAATGTTTTTCAAGTGGAACGGGGTACTTACCGGGCGGGGTTGGATGGTATCGGACTAAATTATCTTTAAAAGAACTAGGAGATTTAACAAATAAAATCGTAAAAATCCATTTTGAGGGTATATACAAGAACGCTCGTGTTTGGATTAATGGCTATCATATGGGCTTAAGACCTTCTGGATATGCTTCATTTCACTATGATTTAACGGATATCCTGCCTTATGCACCGGACGATGACTTGATCATAAGCGTACGAGTAGAGCGATCTGATTTGGCAGATTCAAGGTGGTACAATGGAAATGGAATTAATCGAAATGTTTCTATTGAAGTGCACGACTGCATTTATATTGAAGACTATGGAACAGTTTTTTCAACTCCTGATGTAAATAAACAAGAAGCAGAAGTAGTAATCGAACATCAAATAACAAATTCATCGAACCAGGATAAAGTAGTAACCATTATACAATCCCTTGAGAGTTTACAAACAAAAAAGGCAGTTACATTCGAACAAGAAGTTAACCTTTTAGCAGGGAAAAGCCAGGCAGTTAAACTATACAAAAAAATTAGCAATCCGGAATTGTGGTCGCCTGCGCAGCCAAATTTGTATCGTTTACATACTAAATTGAAATTTCAAAATGATTTTATGGAAGAAAATGAGAACGTATACACAGAGCACGTAGGGATCAGAGAATTCAATTTTGATTCAAACAGTGGGTTCTACTTGAATGGGAAGCAGACAAAGATTAAAGGAGTTTGTCTTCATGAAGATGCAGGATCTTTTGGAACAGCAGTGCCAGTCTCTGTGTGGACTCGACGATTATTGAAATTAAAAGAAATGGGAACAAATGCAATCCGCATGGCGCACAACCCACATTCTTTTGATTTGTATCGATTATGTGATGTGTTAGGGTTTTTAGTATTTGACGAAGCTTTTGACGAGTGGGAGAATCCTAAAAATAAATGGTGGCAAGGGCACAATATTTATCCTCCAAAATTAGAAGGGGCAGCAGAGCATTTTCCTAATTGGTATGAGGAAGATTTAAAAAATATGATTTTGCGCAATCGAAATCATCCTTCTATTATTGCATGGAGTATTGGGAATGAAATTGATTATCCGAACGATCCATATGCAAATCCAATTTTCGCTGAAATGACAGGTAATAACGATAAAAGCAAGCCAGCCGCTGAGAGGATTTATAATCCCCATCGTCCGGACATGAGAAGATTAAGTACAATAGCTGATAAGTTAATCAAAATAACAAAAGAACTCGACCCGACTCGACCTGTTACTTTAGCAGCAGCATTTCCTGAATTATCTACCAAAATAGGTTTAATTGATAATCTTGATGTAGTTGGATACAACTATAAAGAACATTTGTATGAGGAAGATCACGAAAGATTTCCTGACAAGCCATTCATAGGAAGTGAGAATGGTCATGGATTTAAAGAGTGGAAATTTGCAAAAGACTTGCCATACATATCTGGACAATTTTTATGGACAGGAATTGATTATTTAGGAGAAGCTCATGGTTGGCCGATTCACGGATCTGGTGCAGGGCTACTGACTTTAGCAGGATTTGAAAAGCCAAGTTATTATAAACGGAAAAGTTGGTGGAGCTTTGAACCTACTGTTTATCTAACGACGCTTCCATATGATAAAAACAGCGAACATCCTGAATGGGAACCGACTTTTAGGAAATGGGAGTATTTAACCGATCAAGAAGTAGAAGTAAGATGTTACACGAATTCAGAAAGTATACAATTAAAGATAGGAGAGCAAATAGTCTCAGAAGTATCTTATAATGAAGACTATGGTTACTATTCGGCAGTAGTGAAGTATAAAGGACAGTCCTTAAGTGTTGAAGCAAAATTTGAAGAAACGTTCCTTGTGGATGAAATAAGTCCTGCTTACTCTCCAGCTGCGTTGGATGTTGAGATAGCAGATATTCCTACAGCGTGGATCCGTAAAATAGAAAGTGCTGACTTAAATTTCGAAAAAAATCTTTATCAACTTGAATGCCAGTTAATTGATCAAGAAGGGAAACCAACATTATCAGAGGTTCCTGTGTATGTAGAAGTAGAGAATGGGACATTATTAGGATTGGAAAATGGTGATTTGTCTGATATTACATCATATTCAGAAACGTTTAGAAGAACGTTTCAAGGGAAATTGATGTGTTTTGTGGAAGGAGATATTGGAAAGGAAACATATATCACCATGCGTTCACCTGGCCTTCCTGTTAGTCAACTTAAATTAGAGAACAAGCAGGAGGACTCATGA